In Accipiter gentilis chromosome 18, bAccGen1.1, whole genome shotgun sequence, the following are encoded in one genomic region:
- the WASHC4 gene encoding WASH complex subunit 4 isoform X4 produces MALETLSPDWEFDRLDDGSQKIHAEVQLKNYGKFLEEYTSQLKRIEDALDDSVGDVWDFSLDPIALKLLPYEQSSLLELIKTENKVLNKVITVYAALCCEIKKLKYEAETKFYNGLLFYGEGATDSSMVEGDCQIQMGRFVSFLQELSCFVTRCYEVVVNVVHQLAVLYTSNKNAPKIIETSGVHFQAMYEHLGELLTVLITLDEIIDNHATLKDHWTMYKRLLKSVHHNPSKFGIQEDKLKPFEKLLLKLECQLFDGMIFQACIEQQFDSVNGGVSVSKNSTFAEEFAHTLRTAFANVEAKLGEPSEIDQRDKYVGICGLFVLHFQIFRTIDKKFYKSLLDVCKKVPAITLTANIIWFADNFLIQKIPAAAKLLDKKSIHAVKTQRENFLQQKAQSLTKDMQSYYVFVSSWMTKMESILSKEQRVDKFAEDLSNRCNVFIQGFLYAYSLSTIVKTTMNLYMSMQKPMTKTSVKALCRLVELLKAIEHMFYRRSMVVADSVTHIAQHLQYQALHSISVAKKRVISDKKYSEQRLDVLSALVLAENTLNGPSTKQRRLIVSLALSVGTQMKTFKDEELIPLQLVLKKLDLISELTERVRAQCDCRFLYWHRAVFPIYLDDVYENAVDSARLHYMFSALRDCVPAMMQARHLESYEVLLECYDKEIMEVLNEHLLDKLCKEIEKDLRLSVHTHLKLDDRNPFRVGMKDLAHFFFLNPIRFFNRFIDIKAYVTHYLDKTFYNLTTVALHDWATYSEMRNLATQRYGLSMTEAHLPSQTLEQGLDVLEIMRNIHVFVSRYLYNLNNQIFIERTSNNKHLNTINIRHIANSIRTHGTGIMNTTVNFTYQFLRKKFYIFSQFMYDEHIKSRLIKDIRFFREVKDQNDHKYPFERADKFNRGIRKLGITPDGQSYLDQFRQLISQIGNAMGYVRMIRSGGLHCCSSAISKFSGLFLIWKISLTLKSW; encoded by the exons AAATTCACGCCGAAGTGCAGTTGAAGAATTATGGAAAATTTCTTGAGGAATATACATCTCAGCTGAAGAGAATTGAAGATGCTTTGGATGACTCTGTTGGAGATGTTTGGGACTTCAGTCTTGATCCCATTGCATTAAAG ctTTTGCCATACGAACAGTCCTCCCTACTGGAGCtcataaagacagaaaacaag GTTCTAAACAAAGTAATAACTGTGTATGCTGCTCTTTGCTGTGAAATCAAGAAGTTAAAGTATGAG GCAGAAACTAAATTTTATAATGGCCTCTTGTTTTATGGAGAAGGAG ccaCAGATTCCAGCATGGTGGAGGGAGATTGCCAAATACAGATGGGaagatttgtttctttcttgcag gagCTGTCTTGCTTTGTTACTCGATGTTACGAAGTGGTGGTGAATGTAGTGCATCAGTTGGCTGTTCTCTATACCAGCAACAA gAATGCACCTAAAATTATAGAGACATCTGGAGTTCATTTTCAG GCAATGTACGAGCATCTGGGAGAGTTGCTGACAGTTTTAATCACTCTGGATGAAATAATTGACAATCATGCCACTCTGAAAGATCACTGGACCATGTATAAGAG GCTGCTAAAATCTGTCCATCACAACCCTTCTAAGTTTGGGATTCAAGAAGATAAACTGAAGCCATTTGAAAAGCTACTCTTAAAACTGGAATGCCAGTTGTTTGATGGAATGATATTTCAG GCCTGTATAGAGCAACAATTTGATTCCGTAAATGGTGGAGTGTCGGTGTCGAAGAATAGCACGTTTGCTGAAGAATTTGCTCATACTCTTCGCACAGCTTTTGCAAATGTTGAAGCCAAACTTG GTGAACCTTCAGAAATTGACCAGAGAGATAAATATGTGGGCATCTGTGGTCTCTTTGTactgcattttcagatttttcgGACCATAGACAAGAAATTCTACAAGTCATTGTTGGATGTCTGTAAAAAG GTACCAGCCATCACGTTAACTGCTAACATTATCTGGTTTGCTGACAACTTCCTGATTCAGAAGATACCAGCTGCTGCCAAACTTCTGGACAAGAAAAGTATTCATGCAGTTAAAACGCAAAGGGAGAACTTTCTACAGCAGAAGGCACAGTCACTTACCAA AGATATGCAGTCATACTATGTTTTTGTGAGCTCATGGATGACAAAAATGGAATCTATCTTGTCAAAGGAGCAACGCGTTGATAAATTTGCTGAAGATCTTTCTAACCGCTGCAATGTCTTCATCCAG ggtTTTCTTTATGCATACAGTCTTAGTACCATCGTTAAAACTACAATGAATCTCTACATGTCAATGCAAAAACCTATGACCAAAACCTCAGTGAAAGCTCTGTGCAGACTTGTGGAACTTCTGAAG GCAATAGAGCACATGTTTTACCGAAGAAGTATGGTTGTGGCAGATTCCGTGACGCACATCGCTCAGCATCTGCAGTATCAGGCTCTTCACTCTATTTCTGTAGCCAAG AAAAGAGTAATTTCTGATAAAAAGTACAGTGAGCAACGCCTGGATGTCCTCTCTGCTTTGGTGTTGGCTGAGAACACCCTCAATGGGCCAAGTACAAAACAGAGGCGACTAATTGTTTCCCTTGCACTAAGTGTGGGAACACAGATG AAAACTTTTAAAGATGAAGAACTCATTCCCCTTCAGTTAGTTCTGAAAAAACTAGACTTGATCAGTGAACTTACAGAGCG AGTTCGAGCGCAATGTGACTGTCGTTTCTTATACTGGCATCGAGCAGTCTTTCCAATCTATTTGGATGATGTGTATGAAAATGCGGTTGATTCTGCTAGACTGCAT TATATGTTTAGTGCGCTACGGGACTGTGTACCTGCTATGATGCAGGCAAGACACTTAGAATCTTACGAGGTGCTTCTGGAATGCTATGACAAAGAAATCATGGAAGTGCTCAATGAG CATTTGCTGGACAAATTATGTAAAGAGATAGAAAAGGATCTGCGCTTATCAGTTCATACACACCTAAAGCTTGATGACAGAAACCCCTTCAGAGTTGGTATGAAGGATCTAGCTCACTTCTTCTTTCTGAACCCAATACGTTTTTTCAATCGATTCATTGACATAAAAG CTTATGTAACTCACTATTTGGACAAGACCTTCTACAACTTAACAACTGTCGCTCTTCATGACTGGGCCACCTACAGTGAAATGAGAAACCTAGCAACTCAACGCTATGGTTTGAGTATGACTGAAGCACATCTTCCGAGCCAGACGCTGGAACAG GGTCTGGATGTTTTGGAAATCATGAGAAATATTCATGTTTTTGTATCCCGCTACCTCTACAATCTGAATAATCAG ATCTTCATTGAAAGAACAAGTAATAACAAACACTTGAACACTATCAATATCCGACACATTGCTAATTCAATTCGAACTCACGGAACAGGAATAATGAACACAACA gtaaATTTCACTTACCAGTTTTTGAGgaaaaagttttatatttttagcCAGTTCATGTATGATGAACATATTAAATCCAGACTTATCAAAGACATCAGATTCTTCAGGGAAGTCAAGGATCAAAATGATCACAAG tatcCATTTGAAAGAGCAGATAAATTCAACCGTGGCATCAGGAAACTTGGAATAACCCCGGATGGCCAGAGCTATCTTGACCAGTTCAGACAACTCATAAGTCAAATTG gcaaCGCTATGGGTTATGTACGAATGATAAGATCTGGTGGACTTCACTGCTGTAGTAGTGCAATTAG TAAGTTTTCAGGTTTGTTCCTGATCTGGAAGATATCGTTAACTTTGAAGAGCTGGTGA
- the WASHC4 gene encoding WASH complex subunit 4 isoform X2 — MALETLSPDWEFDRLDDGSQKIHAEVQLKNYGKFLEEYTSQLKRIEDALDDSVGDVWDFSLDPIALKLLPYEQSSLLELIKTENKVLNKVITVYAALCCEIKKLKYEAETKFYNGLLFYGEGDSSMVEGDCQIQMGRFVSFLQELSCFVTRCYEVVVNVVHQLAVLYTSNKNAPKIIETSGVHFQAMYEHLGELLTVLITLDEIIDNHATLKDHWTMYKRLLKSVHHNPSKFGIQEDKLKPFEKLLLKLECQLFDGMIFQACIEQQFDSVNGGVSVSKNSTFAEEFAHTLRTAFANVEAKLGEPSEIDQRDKYVGICGLFVLHFQIFRTIDKKFYKSLLDVCKKVPAITLTANIIWFADNFLIQKIPAAAKLLDKKSIHAVKTQRENFLQQKAQSLTKDMQSYYVFVSSWMTKMESILSKEQRVDKFAEDLSNRCNVFIQGFLYAYSLSTIVKTTMNLYMSMQKPMTKTSVKALCRLVELLKAIEHMFYRRSMVVADSVTHIAQHLQYQALHSISVAKKRVISDKKYSEQRLDVLSALVLAENTLNGPSTKQRRLIVSLALSVGTQMKTFKDEELIPLQLVLKKLDLISELTERVRAQCDCRFLYWHRAVFPIYLDDVYENAVDSARLHYMFSALRDCVPAMMQARHLESYEVLLECYDKEIMEVLNEHLLDKLCKEIEKDLRLSVHTHLKLDDRNPFRVGMKDLAHFFFLNPIRFFNRFIDIKAYVTHYLDKTFYNLTTVALHDWATYSEMRNLATQRYGLSMTEAHLPSQTLEQGLDVLEIMRNIHVFVSRYLYNLNNQIFIERTSNNKHLNTINIRHIANSIRTHGTGIMNTTVNFTYQFLRKKFYIFSQFMYDEHIKSRLIKDIRFFREVKDQNDHKYPFERADKFNRGIRKLGITPDGQSYLDQFRQLISQIGNAMGYVRMIRSGGLHCCSSAIRFVPDLEDIVNFEELVKEEGLSEETQKAARQLDSVLGDLARNFAEGTEYFKMLVDVFAPEFRSPKNMHLRNFYIIVPPLTLNFVEHSISCKEKLNKKNKSGAAFTDDGFAMGVAYILKLLDQYQEFDSLHWFQSVREKYVKEIRAVAKQQNVQSTNQDEKLLQTMNLTHKRLEVCLQEFELLYFSLSSARIFFRADKTAAEENQEKKEKEEESVKASNGDLANSTPADPVVK; from the exons AAATTCACGCCGAAGTGCAGTTGAAGAATTATGGAAAATTTCTTGAGGAATATACATCTCAGCTGAAGAGAATTGAAGATGCTTTGGATGACTCTGTTGGAGATGTTTGGGACTTCAGTCTTGATCCCATTGCATTAAAG ctTTTGCCATACGAACAGTCCTCCCTACTGGAGCtcataaagacagaaaacaag GTTCTAAACAAAGTAATAACTGTGTATGCTGCTCTTTGCTGTGAAATCAAGAAGTTAAAGTATGAG GCAGAAACTAAATTTTATAATGGCCTCTTGTTTTATGGAGAAGGAG ATTCCAGCATGGTGGAGGGAGATTGCCAAATACAGATGGGaagatttgtttctttcttgcag gagCTGTCTTGCTTTGTTACTCGATGTTACGAAGTGGTGGTGAATGTAGTGCATCAGTTGGCTGTTCTCTATACCAGCAACAA gAATGCACCTAAAATTATAGAGACATCTGGAGTTCATTTTCAG GCAATGTACGAGCATCTGGGAGAGTTGCTGACAGTTTTAATCACTCTGGATGAAATAATTGACAATCATGCCACTCTGAAAGATCACTGGACCATGTATAAGAG GCTGCTAAAATCTGTCCATCACAACCCTTCTAAGTTTGGGATTCAAGAAGATAAACTGAAGCCATTTGAAAAGCTACTCTTAAAACTGGAATGCCAGTTGTTTGATGGAATGATATTTCAG GCCTGTATAGAGCAACAATTTGATTCCGTAAATGGTGGAGTGTCGGTGTCGAAGAATAGCACGTTTGCTGAAGAATTTGCTCATACTCTTCGCACAGCTTTTGCAAATGTTGAAGCCAAACTTG GTGAACCTTCAGAAATTGACCAGAGAGATAAATATGTGGGCATCTGTGGTCTCTTTGTactgcattttcagatttttcgGACCATAGACAAGAAATTCTACAAGTCATTGTTGGATGTCTGTAAAAAG GTACCAGCCATCACGTTAACTGCTAACATTATCTGGTTTGCTGACAACTTCCTGATTCAGAAGATACCAGCTGCTGCCAAACTTCTGGACAAGAAAAGTATTCATGCAGTTAAAACGCAAAGGGAGAACTTTCTACAGCAGAAGGCACAGTCACTTACCAA AGATATGCAGTCATACTATGTTTTTGTGAGCTCATGGATGACAAAAATGGAATCTATCTTGTCAAAGGAGCAACGCGTTGATAAATTTGCTGAAGATCTTTCTAACCGCTGCAATGTCTTCATCCAG ggtTTTCTTTATGCATACAGTCTTAGTACCATCGTTAAAACTACAATGAATCTCTACATGTCAATGCAAAAACCTATGACCAAAACCTCAGTGAAAGCTCTGTGCAGACTTGTGGAACTTCTGAAG GCAATAGAGCACATGTTTTACCGAAGAAGTATGGTTGTGGCAGATTCCGTGACGCACATCGCTCAGCATCTGCAGTATCAGGCTCTTCACTCTATTTCTGTAGCCAAG AAAAGAGTAATTTCTGATAAAAAGTACAGTGAGCAACGCCTGGATGTCCTCTCTGCTTTGGTGTTGGCTGAGAACACCCTCAATGGGCCAAGTACAAAACAGAGGCGACTAATTGTTTCCCTTGCACTAAGTGTGGGAACACAGATG AAAACTTTTAAAGATGAAGAACTCATTCCCCTTCAGTTAGTTCTGAAAAAACTAGACTTGATCAGTGAACTTACAGAGCG AGTTCGAGCGCAATGTGACTGTCGTTTCTTATACTGGCATCGAGCAGTCTTTCCAATCTATTTGGATGATGTGTATGAAAATGCGGTTGATTCTGCTAGACTGCAT TATATGTTTAGTGCGCTACGGGACTGTGTACCTGCTATGATGCAGGCAAGACACTTAGAATCTTACGAGGTGCTTCTGGAATGCTATGACAAAGAAATCATGGAAGTGCTCAATGAG CATTTGCTGGACAAATTATGTAAAGAGATAGAAAAGGATCTGCGCTTATCAGTTCATACACACCTAAAGCTTGATGACAGAAACCCCTTCAGAGTTGGTATGAAGGATCTAGCTCACTTCTTCTTTCTGAACCCAATACGTTTTTTCAATCGATTCATTGACATAAAAG CTTATGTAACTCACTATTTGGACAAGACCTTCTACAACTTAACAACTGTCGCTCTTCATGACTGGGCCACCTACAGTGAAATGAGAAACCTAGCAACTCAACGCTATGGTTTGAGTATGACTGAAGCACATCTTCCGAGCCAGACGCTGGAACAG GGTCTGGATGTTTTGGAAATCATGAGAAATATTCATGTTTTTGTATCCCGCTACCTCTACAATCTGAATAATCAG ATCTTCATTGAAAGAACAAGTAATAACAAACACTTGAACACTATCAATATCCGACACATTGCTAATTCAATTCGAACTCACGGAACAGGAATAATGAACACAACA gtaaATTTCACTTACCAGTTTTTGAGgaaaaagttttatatttttagcCAGTTCATGTATGATGAACATATTAAATCCAGACTTATCAAAGACATCAGATTCTTCAGGGAAGTCAAGGATCAAAATGATCACAAG tatcCATTTGAAAGAGCAGATAAATTCAACCGTGGCATCAGGAAACTTGGAATAACCCCGGATGGCCAGAGCTATCTTGACCAGTTCAGACAACTCATAAGTCAAATTG gcaaCGCTATGGGTTATGTACGAATGATAAGATCTGGTGGACTTCACTGCTGTAGTAGTGCAATTAG GTTTGTTCCTGATCTGGAAGATATCGTTAACTTTGAAGAGCTGGTGAAAGAAGAAGGACTCTCGGAAGAAACACAAAAAGCAGCAAG GCAGTTGGATTCTGTCCTCGGTGACCTCGCGCGTAACTTTGCAGAAGGAACGGAGTACTTCAAAATGCTTGTGGATGTATTTGCTCCTGAGTTCCGCAGTCCAAAGAATATGCATTTGCGGAACTTCTATATAATTGTTCCCCCACTG ACCCTCAATTTTGTAGAGCATTCGATCAGTTGCAAGGAGAAATTGAACAAGAAGAACAAAAGTGGAGCAGCTTTCACTGATGATGGGTTTGCCATGG GTGTGGCTTACATTCTGAAGCTTTTGGATCAGTACCAGGAGTTTGATTCTCTGCATTGGTTCCAGTCTGTTAGAGAGAAATATGTGAAGGAAATAAGAGCAGTAGCTAAGCAACAGAATGTGCAGTCCACTAATCAAGATGAAAAACTACTACAAACTATGAACCTTACACACAAGCGACTGGAAGTTTGTTTACAG
- the WASHC4 gene encoding WASH complex subunit 4 isoform X1 — MALETLSPDWEFDRLDDGSQKIHAEVQLKNYGKFLEEYTSQLKRIEDALDDSVGDVWDFSLDPIALKLLPYEQSSLLELIKTENKVLNKVITVYAALCCEIKKLKYEAETKFYNGLLFYGEGATDSSMVEGDCQIQMGRFVSFLQELSCFVTRCYEVVVNVVHQLAVLYTSNKNAPKIIETSGVHFQAMYEHLGELLTVLITLDEIIDNHATLKDHWTMYKRLLKSVHHNPSKFGIQEDKLKPFEKLLLKLECQLFDGMIFQACIEQQFDSVNGGVSVSKNSTFAEEFAHTLRTAFANVEAKLGEPSEIDQRDKYVGICGLFVLHFQIFRTIDKKFYKSLLDVCKKVPAITLTANIIWFADNFLIQKIPAAAKLLDKKSIHAVKTQRENFLQQKAQSLTKDMQSYYVFVSSWMTKMESILSKEQRVDKFAEDLSNRCNVFIQGFLYAYSLSTIVKTTMNLYMSMQKPMTKTSVKALCRLVELLKAIEHMFYRRSMVVADSVTHIAQHLQYQALHSISVAKKRVISDKKYSEQRLDVLSALVLAENTLNGPSTKQRRLIVSLALSVGTQMKTFKDEELIPLQLVLKKLDLISELTERVRAQCDCRFLYWHRAVFPIYLDDVYENAVDSARLHYMFSALRDCVPAMMQARHLESYEVLLECYDKEIMEVLNEHLLDKLCKEIEKDLRLSVHTHLKLDDRNPFRVGMKDLAHFFFLNPIRFFNRFIDIKAYVTHYLDKTFYNLTTVALHDWATYSEMRNLATQRYGLSMTEAHLPSQTLEQGLDVLEIMRNIHVFVSRYLYNLNNQIFIERTSNNKHLNTINIRHIANSIRTHGTGIMNTTVNFTYQFLRKKFYIFSQFMYDEHIKSRLIKDIRFFREVKDQNDHKYPFERADKFNRGIRKLGITPDGQSYLDQFRQLISQIGNAMGYVRMIRSGGLHCCSSAIRFVPDLEDIVNFEELVKEEGLSEETQKAARQLDSVLGDLARNFAEGTEYFKMLVDVFAPEFRSPKNMHLRNFYIIVPPLTLNFVEHSISCKEKLNKKNKSGAAFTDDGFAMGVAYILKLLDQYQEFDSLHWFQSVREKYVKEIRAVAKQQNVQSTNQDEKLLQTMNLTHKRLEVCLQEFELLYFSLSSARIFFRADKTAAEENQEKKEKEEESVKASNGDLANSTPADPVVK; from the exons AAATTCACGCCGAAGTGCAGTTGAAGAATTATGGAAAATTTCTTGAGGAATATACATCTCAGCTGAAGAGAATTGAAGATGCTTTGGATGACTCTGTTGGAGATGTTTGGGACTTCAGTCTTGATCCCATTGCATTAAAG ctTTTGCCATACGAACAGTCCTCCCTACTGGAGCtcataaagacagaaaacaag GTTCTAAACAAAGTAATAACTGTGTATGCTGCTCTTTGCTGTGAAATCAAGAAGTTAAAGTATGAG GCAGAAACTAAATTTTATAATGGCCTCTTGTTTTATGGAGAAGGAG ccaCAGATTCCAGCATGGTGGAGGGAGATTGCCAAATACAGATGGGaagatttgtttctttcttgcag gagCTGTCTTGCTTTGTTACTCGATGTTACGAAGTGGTGGTGAATGTAGTGCATCAGTTGGCTGTTCTCTATACCAGCAACAA gAATGCACCTAAAATTATAGAGACATCTGGAGTTCATTTTCAG GCAATGTACGAGCATCTGGGAGAGTTGCTGACAGTTTTAATCACTCTGGATGAAATAATTGACAATCATGCCACTCTGAAAGATCACTGGACCATGTATAAGAG GCTGCTAAAATCTGTCCATCACAACCCTTCTAAGTTTGGGATTCAAGAAGATAAACTGAAGCCATTTGAAAAGCTACTCTTAAAACTGGAATGCCAGTTGTTTGATGGAATGATATTTCAG GCCTGTATAGAGCAACAATTTGATTCCGTAAATGGTGGAGTGTCGGTGTCGAAGAATAGCACGTTTGCTGAAGAATTTGCTCATACTCTTCGCACAGCTTTTGCAAATGTTGAAGCCAAACTTG GTGAACCTTCAGAAATTGACCAGAGAGATAAATATGTGGGCATCTGTGGTCTCTTTGTactgcattttcagatttttcgGACCATAGACAAGAAATTCTACAAGTCATTGTTGGATGTCTGTAAAAAG GTACCAGCCATCACGTTAACTGCTAACATTATCTGGTTTGCTGACAACTTCCTGATTCAGAAGATACCAGCTGCTGCCAAACTTCTGGACAAGAAAAGTATTCATGCAGTTAAAACGCAAAGGGAGAACTTTCTACAGCAGAAGGCACAGTCACTTACCAA AGATATGCAGTCATACTATGTTTTTGTGAGCTCATGGATGACAAAAATGGAATCTATCTTGTCAAAGGAGCAACGCGTTGATAAATTTGCTGAAGATCTTTCTAACCGCTGCAATGTCTTCATCCAG ggtTTTCTTTATGCATACAGTCTTAGTACCATCGTTAAAACTACAATGAATCTCTACATGTCAATGCAAAAACCTATGACCAAAACCTCAGTGAAAGCTCTGTGCAGACTTGTGGAACTTCTGAAG GCAATAGAGCACATGTTTTACCGAAGAAGTATGGTTGTGGCAGATTCCGTGACGCACATCGCTCAGCATCTGCAGTATCAGGCTCTTCACTCTATTTCTGTAGCCAAG AAAAGAGTAATTTCTGATAAAAAGTACAGTGAGCAACGCCTGGATGTCCTCTCTGCTTTGGTGTTGGCTGAGAACACCCTCAATGGGCCAAGTACAAAACAGAGGCGACTAATTGTTTCCCTTGCACTAAGTGTGGGAACACAGATG AAAACTTTTAAAGATGAAGAACTCATTCCCCTTCAGTTAGTTCTGAAAAAACTAGACTTGATCAGTGAACTTACAGAGCG AGTTCGAGCGCAATGTGACTGTCGTTTCTTATACTGGCATCGAGCAGTCTTTCCAATCTATTTGGATGATGTGTATGAAAATGCGGTTGATTCTGCTAGACTGCAT TATATGTTTAGTGCGCTACGGGACTGTGTACCTGCTATGATGCAGGCAAGACACTTAGAATCTTACGAGGTGCTTCTGGAATGCTATGACAAAGAAATCATGGAAGTGCTCAATGAG CATTTGCTGGACAAATTATGTAAAGAGATAGAAAAGGATCTGCGCTTATCAGTTCATACACACCTAAAGCTTGATGACAGAAACCCCTTCAGAGTTGGTATGAAGGATCTAGCTCACTTCTTCTTTCTGAACCCAATACGTTTTTTCAATCGATTCATTGACATAAAAG CTTATGTAACTCACTATTTGGACAAGACCTTCTACAACTTAACAACTGTCGCTCTTCATGACTGGGCCACCTACAGTGAAATGAGAAACCTAGCAACTCAACGCTATGGTTTGAGTATGACTGAAGCACATCTTCCGAGCCAGACGCTGGAACAG GGTCTGGATGTTTTGGAAATCATGAGAAATATTCATGTTTTTGTATCCCGCTACCTCTACAATCTGAATAATCAG ATCTTCATTGAAAGAACAAGTAATAACAAACACTTGAACACTATCAATATCCGACACATTGCTAATTCAATTCGAACTCACGGAACAGGAATAATGAACACAACA gtaaATTTCACTTACCAGTTTTTGAGgaaaaagttttatatttttagcCAGTTCATGTATGATGAACATATTAAATCCAGACTTATCAAAGACATCAGATTCTTCAGGGAAGTCAAGGATCAAAATGATCACAAG tatcCATTTGAAAGAGCAGATAAATTCAACCGTGGCATCAGGAAACTTGGAATAACCCCGGATGGCCAGAGCTATCTTGACCAGTTCAGACAACTCATAAGTCAAATTG gcaaCGCTATGGGTTATGTACGAATGATAAGATCTGGTGGACTTCACTGCTGTAGTAGTGCAATTAG GTTTGTTCCTGATCTGGAAGATATCGTTAACTTTGAAGAGCTGGTGAAAGAAGAAGGACTCTCGGAAGAAACACAAAAAGCAGCAAG GCAGTTGGATTCTGTCCTCGGTGACCTCGCGCGTAACTTTGCAGAAGGAACGGAGTACTTCAAAATGCTTGTGGATGTATTTGCTCCTGAGTTCCGCAGTCCAAAGAATATGCATTTGCGGAACTTCTATATAATTGTTCCCCCACTG ACCCTCAATTTTGTAGAGCATTCGATCAGTTGCAAGGAGAAATTGAACAAGAAGAACAAAAGTGGAGCAGCTTTCACTGATGATGGGTTTGCCATGG GTGTGGCTTACATTCTGAAGCTTTTGGATCAGTACCAGGAGTTTGATTCTCTGCATTGGTTCCAGTCTGTTAGAGAGAAATATGTGAAGGAAATAAGAGCAGTAGCTAAGCAACAGAATGTGCAGTCCACTAATCAAGATGAAAAACTACTACAAACTATGAACCTTACACACAAGCGACTGGAAGTTTGTTTACAG